The Algoriphagus sanaruensis genome window below encodes:
- a CDS encoding VOC family protein, whose translation MLQLQYLHHIAIISSDYERSKKFYTEVLGFTVIQEIYRKERDSYKLDLALNGQYLLELFSFPDPPKRVSRPEACGLRHLAFSVSNIEKEVEKLRDLKILVEDIRIDESTGKKFTFFTDPDDLPIELYQI comes from the coding sequence ATGCTTCAACTCCAATACCTCCACCATATCGCCATCATCAGTTCGGACTATGAGCGATCAAAAAAATTTTACACTGAAGTTTTGGGATTCACCGTGATTCAAGAAATCTATCGAAAAGAAAGAGATTCGTATAAGTTGGATTTGGCGTTAAATGGCCAATATTTGCTTGAATTGTTTTCCTTTCCTGATCCACCCAAGCGAGTTTCTAGGCCAGAAGCCTGTGGACTTCGTCATTTGGCTTTCTCTGTTTCCAACATTGAAAAGGAAGTAGAGAAGCTTCGCGACTTAAAAATTTTGGTGGAGGATATCCGGATTGATGAAAGTACCGGAAAGAAGTTTACCTTTTTTACTGATCCTGACGATTTACCTATTGAACTTTATCAAATCTGA
- a CDS encoding class I SAM-dependent methyltransferase produces the protein MKEFWNSRYSEQDFAYGKEPNQFVKDQLGKIPPGKALFPAEGEGRNAVYAATLGWEVLAFDQSEAGRDKALQLAQEKGVSINYQVCDLNEFQEKLESFDALILVYAHFPAAKRKEFHQKLLKYLKPGGWIILEGFSKAHAQFNSVNEKAGGPKDPAMLFSRDELMDDFADVANLSIEEDIVFLEEGLYHVGDSAVIRLIGKK, from the coding sequence ATGAAAGAATTTTGGAATTCCCGATACAGTGAACAGGACTTTGCCTACGGTAAAGAGCCTAATCAATTTGTGAAAGATCAGCTTGGCAAAATTCCTCCTGGAAAAGCCCTTTTCCCAGCGGAAGGAGAAGGCCGAAATGCGGTATATGCTGCCACCTTGGGATGGGAGGTTTTGGCTTTTGACCAGAGTGAAGCCGGACGAGACAAGGCACTTCAATTGGCGCAAGAAAAGGGCGTATCAATCAACTACCAAGTTTGCGATCTCAACGAGTTTCAAGAAAAACTTGAATCCTTTGACGCATTGATTTTGGTTTATGCTCATTTCCCAGCAGCCAAACGAAAGGAATTTCACCAAAAGCTGTTGAAGTATTTGAAACCGGGAGGCTGGATCATTTTGGAGGGATTCTCAAAAGCCCATGCTCAGTTCAATTCGGTCAATGAAAAAGCCGGAGGGCCTAAAGATCCTGCCATGCTGTTCTCCAGAGACGAATTAATGGATGATTTTGCAGATGTGGCCAATCTTTCGATCGAGGAAGATATCGTATTCTTGGAGGAGGGTCTTTATCATGTTGGGGATTCGGCCGTGATTCGACTGATTGGTAAAAAATGA
- a CDS encoding DUF1801 domain-containing protein — MAENKTQPTAESVDDFINQCESPQKRGDSFVLKKMMEEITGEKAVMWGPSIIGFGTYHYKYDSGREGDFLTVGFSPRKSAISLYIIGCMHQDFDFPIEKLGKVKTGASCIYINKLSSVNQDALRELIAKGYQYMKEKYPSKI, encoded by the coding sequence ATGGCTGAAAACAAAACCCAACCCACTGCTGAATCGGTTGATGATTTTATCAATCAATGCGAGTCTCCTCAAAAACGAGGAGATTCATTTGTTCTGAAAAAAATGATGGAAGAAATCACTGGAGAAAAAGCCGTGATGTGGGGACCTTCCATCATTGGGTTTGGAACCTACCATTACAAATATGATTCGGGGAGAGAAGGAGATTTTTTAACCGTAGGTTTTTCACCCAGAAAATCTGCCATTTCTCTGTACATCATTGGCTGTATGCATCAAGATTTTGATTTTCCCATCGAAAAACTTGGGAAAGTAAAGACTGGGGCTTCTTGCATTTACATCAATAAACTTTCCTCCGTCAATCAAGACGCACTTCGAGAACTCATTGCGAAGGGCTATCAGTATATGAAGGAAAAATATCCGAGTAAAATTTGA
- a CDS encoding DUF4136 domain-containing protein has translation MKATSTLWLLLFVLLTSCFSSKDYVTDYDYNYTGSFRKYKTFAFVRPTEMENETLVSVLNSTIGARLGSQGFQELDNKPDMLVSYKIFTDSVRYRGYVQPEFDYWLNRTGRTYRNDEGEIEREQEKDETYNMVKYAENNGMLVIYVIDSRRGHTIWQGYTAAAFDLESPTFESDITRAAYRVMNEFKIINRMMQ, from the coding sequence ATGAAAGCAACTTCTACTCTTTGGCTTTTACTCTTTGTTCTTTTGACATCCTGTTTTTCTTCCAAGGATTACGTCACTGATTACGACTACAATTACACTGGGTCATTCCGGAAGTATAAGACCTTTGCCTTTGTAAGACCTACTGAAATGGAAAATGAAACTTTGGTTTCTGTCCTCAATTCAACCATTGGTGCACGGTTGGGTTCTCAAGGGTTTCAAGAATTGGATAATAAACCGGACATGTTGGTGAGTTATAAAATTTTTACTGACTCTGTCCGATATCGAGGTTATGTGCAGCCTGAATTTGACTATTGGCTAAACAGAACGGGACGTACCTACCGCAACGATGAAGGTGAAATCGAACGAGAACAAGAAAAAGATGAAACTTACAACATGGTGAAATATGCCGAAAACAATGGTATGTTGGTAATTTATGTCATCGACTCCCGAAGAGGACATACCATCTGGCAAGGCTATACTGCTGCAGCTTTTGATCTTGAGTCTCCTACTTTTGAATCTGATATCACTCGAGCGGCTTATCGAGTGATGAATGAGTTTAAGATCATCAATCGAATGATGCAATAG